In Arachis hypogaea cultivar Tifrunner chromosome 2, arahy.Tifrunner.gnm2.J5K5, whole genome shotgun sequence, a genomic segment contains:
- the LOC112755304 gene encoding piezo-type mechanosensitive ion channel homolog isoform X3 has protein sequence MVSLFALSFWSFHFASLCAFGLLAYVGYIVYAFPSLFRLHRLNGLLLVFILFWAVSTYVFNVAFTFLNWKLGRDMKIWEMVGLWHYPIPGFFLLAQFCLGILVALGNLVNNSVFLCLSDEDGQSSNEQCSVEEKGETKVLIVATIAWGLRKCSRAIMLTLIFLIAIKPGFIHAVYMIFFLIYLLSHNVSRKLRQALILLCEIHFALLYALQINLISNALEKKGSVSMEVVMQLGLVGEDSDWDFLEVALLGCFCSVHNHGFDMLFSFSAIIQHTPSAPIGFGILKAGLNKSVLLSIYSSSSVRQSDDSFSYERRIASYLSAIGQKFLSIYRSCGTYIAFLTILLTVYMERPNYIAFGYIFLLLLWITGRQLVERTKRPLWLPLKVYAISVFIFIYSLSSFTSLEMWLSKLIDLYFYLGFDPKASSFENVWESLAVLIVMQLYSYERRQSKLHKQAYMDQLEPGKVGFIRRFLIWHSQKILFIALFYASLSPISAFGFLYLLGCVICSILPKTSSIPSKSFLVYTGFLVTAEYLFQMWGKQAEMFPGQKYSDISLFLGLCVFQPGFWGRESGLRGKVLVIVACTLQYNVFRWLERMPNTVLNRGHWEEPCPLFVSSEDSFQHTDTCNEASKTSCNSHHPTEIQEGDSSKTLRIITSGHSHIPDTPSSKTRGSDSNRRKYFGFIWGSSRESHKWNKKRIVALRKERFETQIAVLRIYLKFWVENMSNLFGLEINMIALLLASFALLNAISMLYIALLAACILLNRHIIRKIWPVFVFLFASVLILEYFVIWKDSLPFSSHVPSGVHCHDCWKASTRYFDYCEKCWLGLVVDDPRMLISYFAVFMLAGFKLRADRLGNFSGSSTYRQIMFQRRNTFIWRDLSFETKSMWTFVDYLRLYCYCHLLDLVLILILITGTLEYDILHLGYLAFALVFFRMRLEILKKKNQIFKFLRIYNFAVIILSLAYQSPFVGGPSSGKCEKNYIYEMIGFYKYDYGFRITARSAIVEIIIFLLVALQSYMFSSKEFDYVCRYLEAEQIGAIVHEQEKKAAWKTAQLQQIRESEVKKRQRNMQVEKMKAEMLNLQVQLHSLNTSANCIDGFSHSGEGLRRRRSNSIISTHDIRIPDKEEQFPERLDHAMREDSVLPTELESSSTSMNVETSFTEEYKHSVDSPVCEITEIDIDNNSSDSDKKGKGQAKEHPLRSAVQLIGDGVSQVQSIGNQAVNNLVSFLNISQEDSDSNGHTNVEDQIYDEMESQKSRDMYVDRSSSALSDRSSEAASLQLGRIFRYIWYQMRSNNDIVCYCCFVLVFLWNFSLLSMVYLGALYLYALCVNTGPSYIFWVIILIYTEIYILLQYLYQIIIHHCGMSIDPVLLRELGFPTHKIMSSFVVSSLPLFLVYIFTLIQSSITPKDGEWMSSINFRFKGKDLHRKDDPARYNWQEKVGDLLNQMANMVKMIIRSFFRYWKSLTQGAESPPYFVQVSMDVNFWPEDGIQPARIESGINQLLRVVHKDKCMEKNPNLCPFASRVNVQSIERSQENPNVALVVLEVVYSSPVTDCSSAEYNFSLTPADDVAKEILKAKRAGFVEEVGFPYHILSVIGGGKREIDLYAYIFCADLIVFFLVAIFYQSVIKNKSEFLEVYQLEDQFPKEFVFILMAIFFLIVVDRIIYLCSFATGKVIFYIFNLVLFTYSVTEYDWQLDPSQKHAAQFALRAIFSAKALSLALQAVQIRYGIPHQSTLYRQFLTSEVSRINYLGYRLYRALPFLYELRCVLDWSCTTTSLTMYDWLKLEDINASLYLVKCDSVLNRATHKQGEKQTKMTKCCNGICLFFVLICVIWAPMLMYSSGNPTNIANPIKDASFKVDIKTVSGRLNLYETTLCERIEWNKLDSDANLDPHGYLDTYNKNDIQLICCQADASTLWLVPSVVQTRLIQSLDWYDDMEIFFTWILSRDRPKGKEVVKYEKPVDPQYLPSQSDVQKVLNGSMTSFRVYKFYPRYFRVTGSGDVRNLDEDSTVSADLVLHREQFEWWAFQDIQPSNLSGLCGGDTGPVAIVVSEETPPQGILGDTLSKFSIWGLYITFVLAVGRFIRLQCSDLRMRIPFENLPSCDRLIAICEDIYAARAEGELGVEELLYWTLVKIYRSPHMLLEYTKPD, from the exons ATG GTCTCCTTGTTTGCTCTTTCCTTTTGGAGCTTTCATTTTGCAAGCTTATGTGCATTTGGGCTACTTGCTTACGTTGGCTACATTGTCTATGCCTTCCCTTCTTTATTCCGTTTGCACCGCTTGAATGGGCTGCTGCTTGTCTTTATTCTCTTCTGGGCTGTTAGCACCTACGTATTCAATGTGGCATTTACATTTTTGAATTGGAAACTTGGACGG GACATGAAAATCTGGGAGATGGTGGGTCTGTGGCACTATCCGATACCTGGTTTCTTTTTGCTTGCCCAATTTTGTCTAGGAATTTTGGTTGCGTTGGGTAATCTTGTGAACAATTCTGTATTCCTCTGCTTGTCTGATGAGGATGGGCAATCGTCAAATGAGCAGTGCTCAGTAGAAG AGAAGGGAGAGACTAAGGTTTTGATTGTGGCAACAATAGCATGGGGACTTCGCAAGTGCTCTCGGGCTATCATGCTAACATTGATCTTTCTTATTGCCATAAAGCCTGGTTTCATCCATGCTGTATATA TGATATTCTTCCTGATATATCTTTTGAGCCACAATGTCAGCCGAAAGCTACGACAAGCTCTGATTCTTCTGTGCGAGATTCATTTTGCACTGTTGTACGCTCTTCAAATTAATTTGATCTCTAATGCTTTGGAGAAAAAAGGTTCTGTAAGCATGGAAGTTGTAATGCAATTAG GTCTCGTTGGAGAAGATAGTGACTGGGATTTCTTGGAAGTAGCTTTGCTTGGTTGCTTCTGTTCAGTTCATAACCATGGTTTTGACATGTTATTTTCATTCTCTGCAATCATACAGCATACCCCTAGTGCCCCTATTGGATTTGGCATCTTGAAAGCTGGTCTTAACAAATCTGTTTTATTGTCTATATATTCATCCTCCTCTGTGAGACAAAGTGATGACAGTTTCTCTTATG AAAGAAGAATTGCATCATACCTCAGTGCAATTGGGCAGAAGTTCCTCTCTATATACCGATCTTGTGGCACCTATATTGCTTTCTTGACTATTCTTCTCACAGTATATATGGAGAGGCCCAATTACATAGCATTTGGTTACATATTCCTTCTTCTGCTGTGGATTACTGGAAGACAACTTGTTGAGAGAACAAAAAGGCCGCTTTGGCTTCCATTGAAAGTGTATGCAATTTCGGTGTTTATCTTCATATATAGCTTGAGCAGCTTCACAAGTCTAGAGATGTGGTTATCCAAGTTGATTGATCTCTATTTTTATCTTGGATTTGACCCAAAAGCGTCatcttttgaaaatgtttgggAGTCTCTGGCAGTCTTGATTGTTATGCAACTTTATAGCTATGAGAGGAGACAAAGCAAGCTGCACAAACAGGCTTACATGGATCAGTTGGAGCCAGGGAAAGTTGGGTTTATCAGGCGATTTCTTATTTGGCACAGCCAAAAAATCTTATTTATTGCCCTGTTTTATGCATCTTTATCCCCAATTAGTGCATTTGGTTTCTTGTATCTGCTTGGATGTGTTATCTGCTCCATTTTACCAAAGACATCTAGTATCCCATCCAAATCATTCTTAGTATACACAGGGTTTCTGGTGACTGCtgaatatctttttcaaatgtgGGGTAAGCAAGCTGAAATGTTTCCTGGACAGAAGTACTCTGATATATCTCTCTTTCTGGGATTGTGTGTATTCCAGCCAGGCTTTTGGGGTCGAGAATCTGGATTGAGAGGAAAAGTACTAGTTATTGTGGCTTGTACCCTTCAATACAATGTCTTTCGGTGGTTGGAAAGAATGCCAAATACAGTCTTGAATAGAGGACACTGGGAAGAACCTTGTCCTTTGTTTGTCTCCTCGGAAGATTCATTTCAGCATACTGATACATGTAATGAGGCAAGTAAAACATCATGCAATTCACATCATCCAACTGAGATTCAAGAAGGGGATTCTAGCAAGACACTAAGAATTATAACCTCTGGTCATTCCCATATACCTGATACTCCAAGTTCTAAAACAAGAGGTTCTGACAGTAATAGAAGAAAGTATTTTGGATTTATCTGGGGAAGTAGCAGGGAGAGTCACAAGTGGAACAAGAAGCGGATTGTTGCTTTGAGAAAGGAGCGGTTTGAGACCCAGATAGCAGTCTTAAGAAtatatttgaaattttgggtggagaatatGTCTAATCTATTTGGTCTCGAGATAAACATGATAGCATTACTTCTTGCAAGCTTTGCCTTGTTGAATGCAATATCCATGCTGTATATTGCACTGTTAGCTGCTTGTATTCTTCTGAATCGGCATATTATACGCAAAATCTGGCCTGTATTTGTCTTCCTGTTTGCATCTGTTCTCATCCTTGAATATTTTGTCATCTGGAAGGATAGTTTACCTTTTAGTTCCCATGTTCCAAGCGGGGTTCATTGTCATGACTGTTGGAAAGCTTCAACTCGATATTTCGATTATTGCGAAAAGTGTTGGCTAG GACTTGTTGTTGATGATCCCCGCATGCTGATCAGCTACTTTGCAGTCTTCATGCTGGCTGGCTTCAAGCTTCGGGCTGATCGCCTTGGCAACTTTTCAGGATCATCAACATATCGTCAGATTATGTTTCAACGTAGAAACACGTTCATTTGGAGAGATCTCTCTTTTGAAACCAAGAGCATGTGGACCTTTGTCGACTATTTGAGGCTTTACTGCTATTGCCATTTGTTGGATCTTGTGCTCATTTTAATATTGATTACTGGTACACTCGAGTATGACATTTTGCATCTTGGTTATCTTGCGTTTGCTTTGGTATTCTTTCGCATGAGACTTGaaatattgaagaagaagaaccaaatCTTCAAGTTCTTGCGCATTTATAACTTTGCTGTTATTATTCTCTCTCTTGCTTATCAGTCCCCTTTTGTTGGTGGACCAAGTTCTGGGAAGTGTGAGAAGAATTACATTTATGAGATGATTGGGTTTTATAAATATGATTATGGGTTTCGGATTACTGCTAGATCTGCAATCGTAGAGATTATCATATTTTTGCTTGTAGCACTTCAGTCATACATGTTTTCCTCTAAAGAGTTTGATTATGTATGTCGATACCTGGAAGCAGAGCAAATTGGTGCTATTGTGCATGAACAGGAGAAAAAGGCGGCATGGAAAACTGCACAGTTACAACAAATTCGTGAAAGTGAGGTCAAAAAGCGACAGCGTAATATGCAGGTTGAGAAGATGAAAGCTGAAATGCTCAACCTACAAGTACAACTCCATAGTTTGAACACGTCAGCCAATTGTATTGATGGATTTTCTCACAGTGGTGAGGGTCTAAGAAGAAGGCGGAGCAATTCTATTATTTCAACCCATGACATTAGAATCCCTGACAAAGAAGAACAGTTTCCTGAGAGACTCGATCATGCAATGAGAGAGGATTCTGTTCTCCCAACTGAACTTGAATCATCATCTACTTCCATGAATGTGGAAACTTCATTCACAGAGGAGTACAAGCATTCAGTGGATTCTCCTGTGTGTGAAATTACTGAAATAGATATTGACAACAATTCTAGTGATTCAGACAAAAAGGGGAAGGGGCAAGCAAAAGAACACCCATTGAGATCTGCTGTGCAACTAATAGGTGATGGTGTTTCCCAGGTACAGTCCATTGGAAATCAGGCAGTTAATAACTTAGTGAGCTTTCTCAATATATCTCAAGAAGATTCTGATTCAAATGGGCACACAAATGTTGAGGATCAGATATATGACGAGATGGAGAGCCAGAAAAGCCGTGATATGTATGTGGATCGATCTTCATCTGCGCTATCTGATAGGAGTTCAGAAGCTGCAAGTCTGCAGTTAGGAAGGATATTTCGTTATATATGGTACCAGATGCGCTCCAATAATGATATAGTGTGTTACTGTTgttttgttcttgtgttcttatGGAACTTCAGTTTGCTATCGATGGTGTATCTCGGGGCTCTTTACTTGTATGCCTTATGTGTAAATACAGGTCCAAGTTACATCTTCTGGGTTATCATTTTGATATATACAGAAATTTACATCTTACTCCAGTATCTGTACCAAATTATAATTCATCACTGTGGGATGAGTATTGATCCTGTCCTGTTACGAGAATTAGGTTTCCCAACACACAAAATTATGTCTTCCTTTGTTGTCAGTTCATTACCTCTCTTTCTTGTCTATATTTTTACCCTCATCCAAAGCTCCATAACACCTAAAGATGGTGAATGGATGTCATCTATAAACTTCAGGTTTAAGGGGAAAGATCTCCATCGAAAAGATGATCCCGCTCGATATAACTGGCAAGAGAAGGTAGGGGATCTACTGAATCAGATGGCTAATATGGTTAAAATGATAATCAGAAGCTTCTTTAGATACTGGAAGTCACTCACACAAGGAGCAGAATCTCCTCCTTATTTTGTCCAGGTGTCTATGGATGTCAACTTCTGGCCAGAGGATGGGATTCAACCAGCAAGGATTGAATCTGGAATTAATCAGTTGCTCAGAGTTGTCCATAAGGATAAGTGTATGGAAAAGAACCCAAACCTTTGCCCTTTTGCTAGTAGGGTTAATGTTCAAAGCATTGAAAGAAGTCAAGAGAATCCCAATGTTGCGTTGGTTGTTTTAGAGGTTGTCTATTCCTCTCCTGTAACTGATTGTTCGTCAGCAGAATATAACTTTTCTTTAACTCCAGCAGATGATGTAGCAAAGGAAATCCTGAAAGCTAAGCGTGCAGGTTTTGTGGAAGAAGTGGGATTCCCTTATCATATACTCTCAGTTATTGGTGGAGGCAAGAGAGAAATTGATCTGTATGCATACATATTTTGTGCAGATCTGATTGTATTCTTTCTTGTTGCTATCTTCTACCAGTctgtcataaaaaataaaagtgagttCCTTGAAGTGTATCAGCTTGAAGACCAGTTTCCGAAAGAATTTGTCTTCATTTTAATG GCTATCTTCTTCTTGATTGTGGTTGATCGAATAATATACCTCTGCTCATTTGCCACGGGCAAAgtgattttctatattttcaaccTCGTGCTTTTCACATATTCAGTTACGGAATATGATTGGCAGTTAGACCCATCCCAGAAACATGCTGCTCAGTTTGCTCTCCGTGCTATTTTTTCAGCAAAAGCACTTTCTCTAGCACTTCAGGCTGTACAAATTCGTTATGGCATTCCTCACCAAAGCACATTATATCGTCAATTTTTGACTAGTGAAGTTTCACGGATCAATTACTTAGGATATAGGCTTTACCGTGCATTGCCATTCCTTTATGAATTACGATGCGTACTTGATTGGTCATGCACAACCACATCCCTCACCATGTATGACTGGCTGAAG CTGGAGGACATAAATGCAAGTTTGTACCTTGTCAAATGCGATTCAGTGTTGAATAGAGCTACACACAAGCAAGGGGAGAAGCAAACGAAAATGACCAAATGCTGCAATGGGATATGCTTGTTCTTTGTATTAATTTGTGTTATATGGGCTCCAATGCTG ATGTATAGCAGTGGTAACCCGACAAACATTGCCAACCCAATTAAAGATGCCAGCTTTAAGGTTGATATCAAGACAGTTAGTGGAAGGTTGAATTTGTATGAAACTACTCTGTGTGAAAGAATCGAGTGGAATAAACTCGATTCTGATGCCAATCTTGATCCTCATGGCTATTTGGACacatataataagaatgatatcCAATTGATATGCTGTCAAGCTGATGCTAGTACATTGTGGCTTGTCCCAAGTGTTGTTCAGACAAGATTGATTCAGTCCCTTGATTGGTATGATGACATGGAAATTTTTTTTACCTGGATACTTTCAAGAGACAGGCCTAAAGGGAAAGAAGTGGTGAAGTATGAAAAACCTGTTGATCCTCAGTATCTTCCAAGTCAATCTGATGTTCAAAAGGTTCTGAATGGCTCTATGACCAGCTTTagggtttataaattttatccgAGATATTTCCGTGTCACTGGTTCTGGTGACGTTAGAAATTTGGATGAG